GCATAGTAACCCAGCTCGGCCACAAACTTCGTCCCGCCGCGACCGACATGCACGAACCAGTTCGTTGATTCAGGATGCACGTGCACCTCGGCGAACGGTTGATCCCCGGCCCTGTCAATGAAGACTCGCAACACAAGATGACCGTCTGCGGATTTGCGATTATGCTCACGGAGTTGTTCGCGAGTGAGGTCCCAGTGCGCGTAGAGCCAGTGCGGGTCCCTCGCGGCAAGCAGAAGTTTTTTTGTGCCGTAGGCTTCGGGGAGTTCGCCGGTTTCTCCGGCCGGCCCGGAATGTTCCGGCGGCGGTGTCGGTCCAAGCGCGTAACGTTGGCCGGGGCCGCTGACACCGGGCAGCGACGGCTCATCGCCTTCGAGCAGGATCGGCGGGATTTTCAGAGCGGGCTTGCGTGCCGGCTTCGGTCCGGCTGCGGGCGCGGCCGCCGCGTCAGCTTTGGCAGCGACCGGACGAAGGCGTGCGTGCGGCGTCTTCGGCGCGGCGGATTGGGTGGTGGAACGGGCGGTCCCTTTTTCGCGTGAGGGCGTCTTTTTTTCCGGTTTCATAAGCATCGAGGATGGCGCGAACGAACCGCGACGAGCTTACGTCCAAGCAAACGGGCTTCGCAACGTGAAATTGGCCGGGGTCGGAAACAAAATCTTCTCCGCACATATTCAGGAGAGCAAGGGAATCCCCGACAATTCTTCACAGCACTGACCGGTCAGGGAGAGCAACCGGGCTCCCGAGTTGTGTTGCGCGCCCCGGTCGTCCAGAAGCAGTCCTTCAGCGGAGCGTGGGACAGGTGTTGATCCGGTGGGATGGCTTGGAACCGTCGCAACCCGCCGGCAGAGGCGCCTTCGCGACGGAAATAATGGCATCGTTTTTTTGGACGAACCGTGCCACGATCGCCCCCACGCATGAGTCAAACCGGCAGAGCTTTGATTTTCACACTCGGTGCCATTCACTTCGCAGCTGGTTTTTCAACACGCGCCCAAACGCCCGCCTCGAGCAAATTGAGCGCGCACCTGATCAATGCCTACACTGCCGGCGCGTCGAACATCGTGGCCGGGCATCCGCGCGTGTTGAAGATTCTTGACCTCGGCTCCGGCATGTTGCAGGCCGCGCGGGCTTACAAGTCTGGCACACCAAACGGCCAGATCGTTCTCCGCATTTACACGCCCAAGAGTTACCCGATGACCGACGATCCCGCCGTCAGCGCGACGAACTTCTGGACGACCGTCCTACAGTCGCCGCTGAATGCGCTGTCCGCGTCCGACCGCGCGTTGATTGATTATCTGGAAGGACCGAACGAAGGCGACAGCACGCCGACGTGGCAATCGTTGCAGGCGGCGCAATGGTTCACCGGATTCTGGACGAATCTGACACCGTTGATCGCGGCGGCGGGATTCAAACCGTGCATCGGCAGCATCGCGGTGGGCAATCCGGGCGGCACACCGAGTCAGATTCAGAGTTACATCTCGACGTTCGTGCCCGCGTTGCGGCAGGCCAAGAGTCTCGGGGGCGCGTGGAGTTATCACGCTTACACGATCAATTACACGACCGACCCGAACGTGGAGTACTACTATTCGCTGCGTTACCGGCAGTTTTACAGCCAGTTCGCGTCGCAATATCCCGACCTTGCGGACATGCCGCTGATCCTGACCGAGGGCGGCGTGGACCAGAGCGGCACGCCTTCAACGTCCGGCTGGCAGGCGCGTGGCACGGCTGCGAATTACGAGCGATGGCTGAACTGGTTCGATCATCAGCTTGCGACGGACAACTACGTGATCGGATGCACGTTGTTTGAGATCGGCAATCCGGGCGGCTGGTCGTCGTTCGATCTTGAGCCGATTGCGGGCTGGCTGGGAAATTATTTGACTGCGCCGACGAACGCACCGTCCGCGCCGGCCGGTTTGTCCGTTGTGGCGACGAGTGCGACCGCTCTGATCACCTGGACATCCGCGCCAATTAACCCGACGACTTACAACGTGAAACGCTCGCGCACCAGCGGGGGGCCTTATGCGATC
This Candidatus Angelobacter sp. DNA region includes the following protein-coding sequences:
- a CDS encoding CARDB domain-containing protein yields the protein MSAHLINAYTAGASNIVAGHPRVLKILDLGSGMLQAARAYKSGTPNGQIVLRIYTPKSYPMTDDPAVSATNFWTTVLQSPLNALSASDRALIDYLEGPNEGDSTPTWQSLQAAQWFTGFWTNLTPLIAAAGFKPCIGSIAVGNPGGTPSQIQSYISTFVPALRQAKSLGGAWSYHAYTINYTTDPNVEYYYSLRYRQFYSQFASQYPDLADMPLILTEGGVDQSGTPSTSGWQARGTAANYERWLNWFDHQLATDNYVIGCTLFEIGNPGGWSSFDLEPIAGWLGNYLTAPTNAPSAPAGLSVVATSATALITWTSAPINPTTYNVKRSRTSGGPYAIIATNVTEGVAATSFTDSAVTNGGTYYYVVSAMNASGEGPDSAQVTVTMPNTSLPDVIVTAVTWTPNPAFTNNNVTFRATAKNQGTASTPSGVTLGIGFSIDGGANVTWSSSYSSALAPGASVTLAANGGPTGSSTWKATPGMHTLTATADDINRFPESNEGNNAMSVKLSISSGPPKISQINVTTNDAVSFSFSATSGVQYRVEYKNDLNDTQWTALGADIVASSNTVPVSDDLSGVTNRFYRVLQLN